A window of the Brassica oleracea var. oleracea cultivar TO1000 chromosome C1, BOL, whole genome shotgun sequence genome harbors these coding sequences:
- the LOC106300008 gene encoding uncharacterized protein LOC106300008, with protein sequence MATSLSFMSTDQNSSLSFMSTDQNSVRNPNELLRNTYQLVNGEIRTEPPKKSRGRKPGSKTGQQNQKKPTLRGMGVAKLERVIAEEEKKKTVVVGGEGDTSAASPNVNRLPVLPDRGVVLQGFPSYGGGPHNTSLGGYTRSRFLCGGGAGSGQIMIDPVCSPWGFDETSTHELSSIPNPQMYNASNNHCDTCFKKKRLDGDQNVVRSNGGGFSKYTMMIPHPPPPMNGYDDQRSQGFFYDQRIARSAPVSASMNPYFNEATNLTGSTEEFGCLNPRNGTRGVKEYEFFPGKYDDFQGKSFPVATSVGDCSPNTIDLSLKL encoded by the exons ATGGCAACTTCTCTCTCCTTCATGTCAACAGACCAAAACTCTTCTCTCTCCTTCATGTCAACAGACCAAAACTCCGTCAGAAACCCAAACGAGCTTCTCAGAAACACTTACCAGCTTGTCAACGGCGAGATCCGGACAGAGCCACCGAAGAAGAGCCGTGGTCGGAAACCTGGATCGAAGACAGGTCAGCAAAACCAGAAGAAACCGACGCTGAGAGGAATGGGTGTGGCTAAGCTCGAGCGAGTCATAGCTGAGGAAGAGAAGAAGAAAACGGTCGTCGTCGGAGGAGAAGGAGACACGTCAGCTGCGAGCCCTAACGTCAACCGTTTACCCGTGTTACCCGACCGGGGTGTTGTGCTGCAAGGCTTTCCAAGCTACGGTGGTGGACCACACAACACGTCTCTCGGAGGGTATACTCGAAGCAGGTTCCTTTGCGGGGGAGGAGCCGGGTCGGGTCAGATCATGATAGACCCGGTTTGTTCTCCTTGGGGTTTTGATGAGACATCCACTCATGAGCTCTCTTCAATCCCAAATCCTCAAATGTATAACGCCTCCAATAATCACTGTGACACTTGCTTCAAG AAGAAACGTTTGGACGGAGATCAAAATGTGGTGAGATCCAACGGTGGTGGGTTTTCGAAATACACAATGATGATTCCTCATCCTCCTCCTCCAATGAACGGCTACGATGATCAGAGGAGCCAAGGCTTCTTTTATGATCAACGAATCGCCAGATCAGCTCCAGTTTCCGCTTCCATGAATCCGTACTTCAACGAGGCGACAAATCTTACG GGATCAACGGAGGAGTTTGGTTGCTTAAACCCTAGGAATGGAACAAGAGGTGTGAAGGAGTACGAGTTTTTCCCGGGGAAATACGATGATTTCCAAGGAAAATCCTTTCCAGTGGCAACATCAGTAGGTGATTGCAGTCCTAATACTATCGATCTGTCCTTGAAGCTTTAA